TTCTCGTTGTATGATTGTGAGTGCCCACCCTCGGTGCGCAAAGAGGCAACACGACAAAACAGAGCTTTGGACTGATCGTCATCCGGGATGATGACAGAAGAGAAAAAGAGAAAAATGATGCTTCATCCTCAGAGGAGGATGAGGAGCGGGGCAAAGACAAGAGCCACCATCGACATCAGCTTCAGCAGGATGTTGATAGCAGGACCTGAGGTGTCTTTGAATGGGTCACCGACGGTATCACCGACGACAGCTGCCTTGTGGGCATCTGAACCCTTTCCACCATAGTTGCCCTGTTCGATGTATTTCTTTGCATTGTCCCATGCACCACCGGCGTTTGCCATGGTGATTGCAAGTGAGAAACCTGCAACAAGCGACCCTGCAAGGAGACCACCGAGTGCTGCGGGGCCGAGGAAGTACCCGACAAGAAGCGGGGCAAGGACCGCGAGAACACCAGGTGCGATCATCTCACGAAGGGCAGCGTTTGTGGAGATTGCAATACATGCTGCATAGTCCGGATCGGCTTTCTCCTCCATGATACCGGCGATCTCCTTGAACTGCCTCCTGACCTCGATGACGACTGCATAGGCAGCCTTTCCGACCGCGGTCATGGTGAGTGCACAGAAGAGGAACGGTAGCATTGCACCGATGAGCATACCGACGAAGACCATCGGATTGGTGACATCGATTATCTCAAGCCCGACTGCAAGGGTGTATGCAGAGAAGAGGGCGAGTGCGGTGAGCGCTGCGGATCCGATGGCGAAGCCTTTGCCGATGGCGGCGGTGGTGTTGCCGACTGCATCAAGGGTATCGGTGATGACACGGACCTTTGGATCCTGGTGTGACATCTCAGCAATACCGCCTGCATTGTCAGCGACCGGTCCGTATGCATCGACGGCAAGGGAGAGACCGAGGGTCGAGAGCATACCAACTGCGGCGATGGCTATACCATAGAGGCCTGCGAAGTGGTAGGAGATGGTGATTGCAATTGCCACGAAGAAGACCGGGAAGACGGTCGACTCCATGCCCTTTGCAAATCCGCTGATGATGTTCGTTGCTGAACCTGTCTGACATGACTTTGCAATCGAGAGTGTCGGTGCCCTGTCATAGGATGTGTAATACTCTGTGACGAGACCGATGGCAAACCCTGCGATGAGACCGGCAATGGCGGCATAGAAGATACCGATATATTCAGGTCCGACGAGGGTTGTGACAAGGAAATATGTCGCAAGGACGATAAGGACGATTGCAACGATGAGACCTTTGTTGAATGCCATGTGAATAGCAGTCATATCGGTCTTGTTCGTCCTGACGAAGAACGATCCGATGATAGCTGAGAAGATACCAAGTGCGGCGATCATCATCGGAAGAAGGACGAGCTGCATCGGGTCAAGGCCTGCATACATCTCGGTGTGGACCGCGGTGATACCAAGGACCATCGCGGCGATGATGGATCC
Above is a genomic segment from Methanocalculus alkaliphilus containing:
- a CDS encoding sodium-translocating pyrophosphatase — its product is MDIIYLAPLAALIALAFAGFSFITVKKEGTGTEVMQKIAAAIHLGAMVYLNRQYRAIAVFVVVLAIVLAVGISPLTAATFVLGALLSATAGYIGMYTATAANVRTTNAARRGIAEAFRVSFASGSVMGMAVVGLGLLGLSLAYLGLSAMGLPQAEVLSTVTGFGLGASSIALFARVGGGIFTKAADVGADLVGKVEAGIPEDDPRNPAVIADNVGDNVGDVAGMGADLYESYVGSIIAAMVLGITAVHTEMYAGLDPMQLVLLPMMIAALGIFSAIIGSFFVRTNKTDMTAIHMAFNKGLIVAIVLIVLATYFLVTTLVGPEYIGIFYAAIAGLIAGFAIGLVTEYYTSYDRAPTLSIAKSCQTGSATNIISGFAKGMESTVFPVFFVAIAITISYHFAGLYGIAIAAVGMLSTLGLSLAVDAYGPVADNAGGIAEMSHQDPKVRVITDTLDAVGNTTAAIGKGFAIGSAALTALALFSAYTLAVGLEIIDVTNPMVFVGMLIGAMLPFLFCALTMTAVGKAAYAVVIEVRRQFKEIAGIMEEKADPDYAACIAISTNAALREMIAPGVLAVLAPLLVGYFLGPAALGGLLAGSLVAGFSLAITMANAGGAWDNAKKYIEQGNYGGKGSDAHKAAVVGDTVGDPFKDTSGPAINILLKLMSMVALVFAPLLILL